In a genomic window of Alphaproteobacteria bacterium:
- a CDS encoding chemotaxis response regulator protein-glutamate methylesterase produces MDPSSEPSSADFVSVVLVDDSSAIRGILRRILESDPQIKIVASVSNGEMAVAAAQSRKPDIMILDIEMPVMDGLSALPGVMKESPGTKVIMCSSLTEKGASVTMKAMALGAVECIVKPSSALDTGPESAFQKNLFTLIKSLKPLRPLRDKAPESAPSSSLSGVQKKDLHAGEAVSFKLRDDSTAYKGKPRIIAIGSSTGGPQALFTVIKNLKGLDMPIVVTQHMPETFTKTLTEHIQMQTGIPSFEALDDMLLEKGKVYVARGGRHMLFEARDTNTVIKLGDGAPENFCKPAVDPMLRSLVNIFGPKILSVILTGMGQDGLIGARMLVEKGGRVIAQDKETSVVWGMPGAVAVNGLCSAVLPLNDIGPWVRRAAT; encoded by the coding sequence ATGGATCCCTCCTCAGAACCCAGCAGCGCGGATTTCGTGTCAGTCGTCCTGGTGGACGATTCGAGTGCCATACGCGGAATTCTGAGACGGATTCTGGAATCCGATCCGCAGATCAAGATCGTTGCCTCGGTTTCAAACGGCGAAATGGCAGTTGCTGCGGCCCAGAGCCGCAAGCCGGATATCATGATCCTGGATATCGAAATGCCGGTTATGGACGGGCTGAGCGCCTTGCCCGGCGTTATGAAGGAGTCCCCCGGCACCAAGGTCATCATGTGTTCCAGCTTGACCGAAAAGGGCGCTAGTGTAACCATGAAGGCCATGGCGCTGGGCGCGGTCGAATGTATCGTGAAACCCAGCAGTGCGCTGGATACAGGGCCGGAGTCGGCTTTTCAGAAAAACCTCTTCACCCTGATCAAATCACTTAAACCCCTGCGTCCGCTGCGGGACAAGGCTCCCGAATCCGCCCCCAGTTCCTCTCTTTCCGGGGTGCAGAAAAAAGATCTTCATGCTGGCGAGGCGGTTTCCTTCAAGTTGCGCGATGACAGCACGGCCTATAAGGGCAAGCCGCGGATCATCGCCATCGGCAGTTCCACCGGCGGGCCGCAGGCGCTGTTCACGGTGATCAAGAATCTCAAGGGTCTGGATATGCCGATCGTCGTGACCCAGCATATGCCGGAAACTTTTACAAAGACCCTGACCGAGCATATCCAGATGCAGACAGGCATTCCGAGCTTCGAGGCTCTGGATGATATGCTTCTTGAGAAGGGCAAGGTTTACGTTGCCCGCGGGGGGCGGCATATGCTGTTCGAAGCCCGCGATACGAACACGGTCATCAAGCTCGGCGATGGGGCGCCAGAAAATTTCTGCAAGCCGGCGGTCGATCCGATGCTTCGTTCACTGGTCAATATTTTTGGGCCGAAAATCCTAAGCGTTATTCTGACTGGCATGGGGCAGGACGGGTTGATCGGCGCCCGAATGCTTGTTGAAAAGGGCGGACGCGTTATTGCACAGGACAAGGAAACCAGCGTAGTTTGGGGAATGCCGGGAGCCGTGGCGGTGAACGGACTTTGCTCGGCTGTGCTGCCGCTGAATGACATCGGGCCGTGGGTCCGCAGAGCGGCGACCTAG
- the purH gene encoding bifunctional phosphoribosylaminoimidazolecarboxamide formyltransferase/IMP cyclohydrolase gives MPPHPSSDSGLLPIRRALLSVSDKTGLIPFAQALVQHGVELLSTGGTAKALREAGLHVMDVSEVTGFPEIMDGRVKTLHPKIHGGILARRDLPEHRAAMAAHGIAGIDLVVITLYPFTETVKGGGDFESCIENIDIGGPAMIRAAAKNHDHVAVVTDPDDYQILLAEMEQNKGAVSGALRKNLALLAFSLTASYDSSISNWLAGQAGETAPRRLTISGRLKQKLRYGENPHQAASLYVMEDNARPGAATAAQIQGKELSYNNINDTNAAYELVAEFEQPAVAIIKHANPCGVAVSGSPLDAYRKALLCDPVSAYGGIIAINRTLTADLAAAILERFVEVIIAPDISADALPLLKKKENIRVLAAGGLPDPHESYLTLSRIAGGFLTQKCDSLTLERDLLKVVTDRPPTEQEMTDLIFAFQVCKHVKSNAIVYAKDGATVGIGAGQMSRVDSCRIAAWKAEESAKTAGLSEPLTCGSVVASDAFFPFADGLIAAAEAGVTAVIQPGGSIRDPEVIAAANERGLAMVLTGLRHFRH, from the coding sequence ATGCCCCCCCATCCCTCCTCCGATTCCGGACTCTTGCCCATCCGCCGCGCCCTGCTTTCCGTGTCCGACAAAACGGGGCTGATCCCCTTCGCACAGGCTCTTGTTCAGCACGGCGTGGAATTGCTGTCCACAGGAGGGACCGCGAAAGCCCTGCGTGAGGCCGGACTTCATGTCATGGATGTCTCCGAGGTCACGGGCTTTCCCGAAATCATGGACGGGCGTGTGAAAACCCTGCATCCCAAAATTCACGGCGGCATTCTGGCCCGCCGCGACCTACCCGAACATCGCGCTGCGATGGCCGCGCACGGGATCGCGGGGATTGATCTGGTCGTTATTACGCTTTATCCCTTTACCGAGACCGTCAAGGGCGGCGGGGATTTTGAAAGCTGCATTGAGAATATCGATATCGGCGGTCCGGCGATGATCCGGGCGGCGGCGAAGAACCACGACCATGTCGCGGTGGTGACCGATCCTGACGATTATCAGATCCTCCTTGCGGAGATGGAACAAAATAAAGGCGCGGTGAGCGGCGCCTTAAGAAAAAATCTTGCCCTTTTGGCTTTTTCCCTAACCGCTTCCTATGATTCCAGTATCTCCAACTGGCTGGCCGGACAGGCCGGGGAGACGGCGCCCCGGAGGCTCACCATTTCCGGGCGTCTCAAACAAAAACTCCGCTACGGAGAAAACCCGCATCAGGCAGCGTCCCTTTATGTCATGGAGGACAACGCCCGTCCCGGCGCGGCCACCGCCGCACAGATTCAAGGCAAGGAGCTGTCCTATAACAATATCAACGACACCAACGCCGCCTATGAGCTGGTCGCCGAGTTTGAGCAGCCCGCCGTGGCGATCATCAAGCACGCCAATCCCTGCGGCGTCGCGGTGTCTGGGTCTCCGCTTGACGCCTACCGCAAAGCCCTGCTCTGCGATCCGGTCAGCGCCTATGGCGGCATCATCGCGATCAACCGCACTTTGACCGCCGATCTGGCTGCCGCCATTCTCGAACGGTTTGTCGAGGTCATTATCGCGCCCGATATTTCCGCCGATGCCTTGCCGCTTCTTAAGAAAAAAGAGAACATCCGGGTGCTGGCCGCCGGAGGGCTTCCCGATCCACATGAATCGTATCTGACCCTTAGTCGAATCGCCGGCGGGTTTTTGACTCAGAAATGCGACTCCCTGACCCTTGAACGCGACTTGCTTAAAGTGGTGACCGATCGCCCCCCCACCGAACAGGAAATGACCGATCTTATTTTCGCTTTTCAGGTCTGCAAGCACGTTAAATCCAATGCCATCGTTTATGCCAAGGACGGGGCGACGGTGGGGATCGGGGCGGGACAGATGAGCCGAGTCGATTCGTGCCGTATCGCCGCGTGGAAAGCCGAGGAATCCGCTAAAACCGCAGGGCTTTCCGAGCCGCTGACCTGCGGGTCCGTGGTCGCGTCCGATGCCTTCTTCCCCTTCGCGGACGGGCTGATTGCCGCCGCCGAGGCGGGGGTCACCGCCGTCATCCAGCCCGGAGGGTCCATCCGCGACCCGGAAGTCATCGCCGCGGCCAATGAAAGAGGCCTTGCGATGGTCCTGACCGGCCTTCGCCATTTCCGGCACTAA
- a CDS encoding protein-glutamate O-methyltransferase codes for MRITDFDIYRDLLKGKSGLVITPDKSYLLDSRLNPVAKKWGYESIDAMTNVLRGMPPKELVNDIVEAMTTNETSFFRDTKPFDTFKSHVLPYYKTQMARPKKLRVWSAAASSGQESYSLSMLLKEEQATLPGWQFEIVATDISHEILEQAKEGLYTQFEVQRGLPIQYLMKYFTQQQDKWQLKPEIKSMVKFQYFNLLDKMAGLGHFDVIFCRNVLIYFDQPTKKMVLDNMAKQLAPDGFLFLGGAETVLGITESFKAVPNQRALYAKPDSVHCGAPAAPAKSTQALA; via the coding sequence ATGCGTATTACGGATTTCGATATCTACCGTGATCTGCTCAAGGGGAAATCCGGGCTGGTGATTACGCCCGATAAATCCTATCTGCTCGACTCGCGCCTCAATCCGGTGGCAAAAAAATGGGGGTACGAGAGCATTGATGCGATGACCAACGTGCTGCGCGGAATGCCGCCAAAAGAACTGGTCAACGATATTGTCGAGGCGATGACCACCAATGAGACGTCTTTCTTCCGTGACACCAAGCCGTTCGATACGTTCAAATCCCACGTCCTTCCCTATTATAAAACCCAGATGGCCCGGCCAAAAAAGCTTCGTGTCTGGAGCGCGGCGGCGTCCAGCGGTCAGGAATCTTATTCCCTTTCGATGCTCCTGAAAGAAGAGCAGGCCACCCTGCCCGGCTGGCAGTTTGAAATCGTCGCCACCGATATCTCGCACGAGATTCTTGAGCAGGCCAAGGAAGGGCTTTACACCCAGTTTGAAGTTCAGCGCGGCCTTCCGATCCAATACCTGATGAAGTACTTCACGCAGCAGCAGGACAAGTGGCAGCTCAAGCCTGAGATCAAAAGCATGGTGAAGTTCCAGTATTTCAATCTGCTCGATAAAATGGCGGGGCTGGGGCACTTCGATGTGATTTTCTGCCGGAACGTCCTAATCTATTTTGACCAGCCGACCAAAAAGATGGTGCTGGATAATATGGCCAAGCAACTGGCGCCCGACGGCTTTCTTTTCCTCGGCGGGGCGGAGACGGTTCTGGGCATCACCGAGTCCTTCAAGGCGGTGCCGAACCAGCGCGCCCTCTACGCAAAGCCGGACAGCGTCCATTGCGGGGCGCCCGCAGCCCCGGCCAAGAGTACGCAGGCTCTTGCCTAG
- the lepA gene encoding elongation factor 4 — protein sequence MSKPETKPLAQIRNFAIIAHIDHGKSTLADRLIQTCGGLEAREMKEQVLDSMEIERERGITIKAQTVRLAYKAKDGIEYQLNLMDTPGHVDFAYEVSRSLASCEGSLLIVDASQGVEAQTLANVYQAIENNHDIVPVINKIDLPAADPDAAAQQIEDVIGLDASEAVLCSGKTGIGIDNLLEAIVKRLPPPHEGDPDKPLRALLVDSWYDSYLGVVVLVRIIDGTMRKGQKIKFMSNNRTREIDRVGMFTPKHVLLDVLGPGEMGFITASIKDISETKVGDTITDDKRPCETSLPGFKPSIPMVFCSFYPADASDFEKLRESLGKLKLNDASLQYEMETSQALGLGFRCGFLGLLHMEIIQERLEREFDLDLIPTAPSVVYRLNMTNGDQISLYNPVDMPDVVRINNIEEPWIKATILVPDEYLGGLLQLCQDRRGVQIDLTYAGNRAMLVYRLPLNEVVFDFYDRLKSLSKGYASFDYELDGYTENDLVKMDIRVNEEPVDALAMIVHRSAAEKRGRALCERLKELIPRQMFKIAIQAAIGGKIIAREDVSAMRKDVTAKCYGGDFTRKRKLLDKQKKGKAKMRQYGRVEIPQSAFINALKMGDEK from the coding sequence ATGAGCAAACCCGAGACCAAACCGCTGGCGCAGATCCGCAATTTTGCGATTATCGCCCATATCGACCACGGCAAAAGTACGCTGGCCGACCGGCTGATCCAGACCTGCGGCGGGCTGGAGGCGCGGGAGATGAAGGAACAGGTGCTCGATTCCATGGAAATCGAGCGTGAGCGCGGGATCACCATCAAGGCGCAGACGGTGCGCCTCGCCTATAAGGCCAAGGACGGGATCGAATACCAGCTTAATCTGATGGATACGCCGGGGCATGTGGATTTCGCCTATGAGGTTTCGCGCTCGCTGGCCTCTTGCGAGGGGTCTTTGCTGATCGTCGATGCTTCGCAGGGCGTGGAGGCGCAGACGCTGGCCAACGTCTATCAGGCCATTGAAAACAACCACGATATCGTCCCCGTCATCAATAAAATCGACCTGCCCGCCGCCGACCCGGACGCCGCCGCGCAGCAAATCGAGGATGTCATCGGGCTGGACGCCTCCGAGGCCGTTTTGTGTTCGGGCAAGACGGGGATCGGGATTGACAATCTTCTGGAGGCGATCGTCAAACGTCTGCCGCCGCCGCATGAGGGCGACCCGGATAAACCGCTGCGCGCCCTCTTGGTTGACTCCTGGTACGATTCCTATCTGGGCGTCGTCGTTCTGGTGCGGATTATCGACGGGACGATGCGTAAGGGGCAGAAAATCAAATTCATGAGCAATAACCGCACGCGGGAGATCGACCGTGTGGGGATGTTCACGCCCAAGCACGTTTTGCTGGATGTTCTCGGCCCCGGCGAGATGGGGTTCATCACGGCCTCGATCAAGGACATTTCCGAAACGAAGGTGGGCGATACGATCACGGACGATAAAAGGCCGTGCGAGACTTCCCTGCCCGGCTTCAAGCCGTCCATTCCTATGGTGTTCTGTTCGTTCTATCCGGCGGATGCCAGCGATTTCGAAAAGCTTAGGGAATCGCTGGGCAAGCTGAAGCTGAACGATGCCTCGCTGCAATACGAGATGGAAACCTCCCAGGCTTTGGGCCTTGGATTCCGGTGCGGGTTCCTGGGGTTGCTGCATATGGAGATCATCCAGGAACGGCTGGAGCGGGAGTTCGATCTCGACCTCATCCCGACGGCGCCGAGCGTCGTTTACCGCCTGAACATGACCAACGGCGACCAGATCAGCCTTTACAACCCCGTCGATATGCCGGACGTGGTGCGGATCAATAATATCGAGGAACCGTGGATCAAGGCGACCATTCTCGTGCCTGACGAATATCTGGGCGGATTGCTGCAACTCTGCCAAGACCGGCGCGGGGTGCAGATCGACCTGACCTATGCGGGGAATCGGGCGATGCTGGTTTATCGCCTGCCGCTCAACGAGGTGGTGTTCGATTTCTATGACCGTCTTAAGAGCCTCTCCAAGGGCTACGCCAGTTTTGACTATGAACTGGACGGGTATACGGAGAACGACCTCGTGAAAATGGATATCCGCGTGAACGAGGAGCCCGTCGATGCGCTGGCCATGATCGTTCACCGTTCCGCCGCCGAAAAGCGCGGGCGGGCGCTGTGCGAACGGCTCAAGGAGCTCATCCCCCGCCAGATGTTCAAGATCGCCATTCAGGCCGCGATCGGCGGGAAAATTATTGCCCGTGAGGATGTCTCGGCGATGCGGAAGGACGTGACCGCGAAATGCTACGGCGGCGATTTCACGCGGAAGAGAAAACTGCTCGACAAGCAGAAAAAGGGCAAGGCCAAGATGCGCCAGTACGGGCGCGTGGAAATCCCGCAAAGCGCGTTCATCAATGCCCTCAAGATGGGGGATGAGAAGTGA
- a CDS encoding chemotaxis protein CheW translates to MTSKADTKHGGQTTEYLTVMIADQKFGIPVLQIQDVLREQKVTRIPLASPEVVGSLNLRGRIVTAIDVRKRLNVAIVPGSRSMSVVVERNQELYSLIIDKVGDVLSLDESRIEKNPGTLSPQWKDISSGVCQLESELLIIMDVARLLDSIQTQAA, encoded by the coding sequence ATGACGAGTAAAGCAGATACTAAACACGGGGGACAAACCACAGAGTATTTGACGGTCATGATCGCCGATCAGAAATTCGGCATCCCCGTCCTGCAGATTCAGGATGTGCTGCGGGAGCAAAAGGTCACCCGTATCCCGCTTGCCTCCCCAGAAGTCGTCGGCTCCCTGAACCTGCGGGGGCGGATCGTCACGGCGATCGATGTTCGGAAGCGGCTGAATGTTGCTATAGTTCCCGGTTCGCGCAGCATGAGCGTGGTCGTGGAGCGCAATCAGGAACTCTACAGCCTGATTATCGATAAAGTCGGGGATGTTCTCAGCCTGGACGAGTCCCGGATCGAAAAAAACCCCGGCACCCTTTCCCCCCAGTGGAAGGACATCTCCAGCGGGGTGTGTCAGCTTGAAAGCGAGCTTTTGATTATCATGGACGTGGCAAGACTTCTGGACTCCATCCAGACCCAGGCGGCCTGA
- a CDS encoding response regulator, with translation MKTCLIVDDSRVVRKVASRIVQDLGFECREAEDGQKAYESCQTAMPDAIILDWNMPVMSGIEFLEKLRQMSNGGHPKVVFCTTENDMAHIQRAMQAGANEYIMKPFDSEIIESKFQQVGLIEAKS, from the coding sequence ATGAAAACCTGCCTTATCGTTGACGACAGCCGCGTGGTGCGGAAGGTGGCCAGCCGCATCGTGCAAGATCTCGGTTTTGAGTGCCGGGAGGCCGAGGACGGCCAGAAGGCTTACGAATCCTGTCAAACCGCCATGCCGGACGCGATCATCCTCGACTGGAATATGCCGGTGATGAGCGGGATCGAGTTTCTTGAAAAACTGCGCCAGATGTCCAACGGTGGCCACCCCAAGGTGGTGTTCTGCACCACCGAAAACGACATGGCACATATCCAGCGGGCGATGCAGGCGGGGGCGAACGAATACATCATGAAGCCCTTTGACAGCGAAATCATCGAATCCAAATTCCAGCAAGTCGGCCTGATTGAAGCAAAAAGCTAA